In the genome of Telluria beijingensis, one region contains:
- a CDS encoding S8 family peptidase gives MKQTHSIRPTVLKMCAALALALGSASAFAAAGDAGAGAPQFIVETDRIIVKYRDSKAAANGAMAKVAALSSDRKSKLDRAGQQFGVVVRESHAISTGAQVFKLDRKRHLKEVQSLAAEMMARDPAIEYAEPDRIMTHMATPTDPRYTDQWHYFEAAGGLRLPTAWDKSTGSGVVVAVIDTGYRPHADLSGQLLAGYDFISTAAIGNDGNGRDSDASDPGDAVVAGECGGGQPTRDQGSSWHGTHVAGTVAARTNNGAGVAGVAYNAKVVPVRVLGKCGGYTSDIADAITWSSGGSVSGVPANANKARVLNLSLGGGGACDSTTQNAINGARSRGAVVVVAAGNDAVNVSNASPANCSGVIAVAATGRTGGRASYSNYGNLVDVAAPGGDGAYGVLSTLNTGTGAPASDSYAAYQGTSMATPHVAGVAALMLALNANLTPDDIESKLKSTARAFPASCSGCGTGIVDATAAVNSASTGGTPATTLAESESNNTIATANLVSSGNTTVNGNMGSTSDTDYFRVDLPAGKTLSAILTPGLGSADYDLYVYNSSGTQLGTSQNGAGAVDSVSSANTGSSTATRYVRVTYYSGGTGATNGKYALKLSW, from the coding sequence ATGAAGCAAACGCATTCGATTCGTCCGACCGTATTGAAGATGTGTGCAGCGCTCGCGCTCGCGCTGGGTTCCGCCTCGGCCTTCGCGGCCGCAGGCGATGCCGGCGCCGGCGCACCGCAGTTCATCGTGGAGACCGACCGCATCATCGTGAAGTACCGCGATTCCAAGGCCGCCGCCAACGGCGCCATGGCGAAAGTCGCCGCCCTGAGCAGCGACCGCAAATCGAAGCTCGACCGCGCCGGCCAGCAGTTCGGCGTGGTGGTGAGGGAAAGCCATGCCATCTCGACCGGAGCCCAGGTGTTCAAGCTCGATCGCAAGCGCCACCTGAAGGAAGTGCAGTCGCTGGCGGCCGAGATGATGGCGCGCGACCCGGCCATCGAGTACGCCGAGCCGGACCGCATCATGACCCATATGGCGACGCCGACCGACCCGCGCTATACCGACCAGTGGCACTACTTTGAGGCCGCCGGCGGCCTGCGCCTGCCGACCGCCTGGGACAAGTCGACCGGCAGCGGCGTGGTGGTGGCGGTGATCGATACCGGCTACCGGCCGCACGCCGACCTGTCCGGCCAGCTGCTGGCCGGCTATGACTTCATCAGCACCGCCGCCATCGGCAACGACGGCAATGGCCGCGACAGCGATGCCAGCGATCCGGGCGACGCCGTGGTGGCAGGCGAATGCGGCGGCGGCCAGCCGACGCGCGACCAGGGCTCGAGCTGGCACGGCACCCACGTCGCCGGCACGGTGGCGGCGCGCACCAACAACGGCGCCGGCGTCGCCGGCGTGGCGTACAACGCCAAGGTCGTCCCGGTGCGCGTGCTGGGCAAGTGCGGCGGCTATACCTCGGACATCGCCGACGCCATCACCTGGTCGTCGGGCGGCAGCGTGTCGGGCGTGCCGGCCAATGCCAACAAGGCGCGCGTGCTGAACCTGTCGCTGGGCGGCGGCGGCGCCTGCGACTCGACCACCCAGAACGCGATCAACGGCGCGCGCTCGCGCGGTGCGGTGGTGGTGGTCGCGGCCGGCAACGACGCCGTCAACGTCAGCAACGCCAGCCCGGCCAACTGCTCGGGCGTGATCGCGGTGGCGGCCACCGGCCGCACCGGCGGGCGCGCTTCCTACTCGAACTACGGCAACCTGGTCGACGTGGCGGCGCCGGGCGGCGACGGTGCGTATGGCGTGCTGTCGACGCTCAACACCGGCACCGGCGCGCCGGCCTCGGACAGCTATGCGGCCTACCAGGGCACCTCGATGGCCACCCCGCACGTGGCCGGCGTGGCGGCGCTGATGCTGGCGCTGAACGCCAACCTGACGCCGGACGACATCGAGAGCAAGCTGAAGTCGACCGCGCGCGCCTTCCCGGCCAGCTGCTCGGGCTGCGGCACCGGCATCGTGGACGCCACCGCGGCGGTCAACTCGGCCAGCACCGGCGGCACGCCCGCCACGACCCTGGCCGAGAGCGAGTCGAACAACACGATCGCCACCGCCAACCTCGTCAGCTCGGGCAATACGACGGTGAACGGCAATATGGGCTCGACCAGCGATACGGATTACTTCCGCGTCGACCTGCCGGCGGGTAAGACGCTGAGCGCGATCCTGACCCCGGGCCTGGGCAGCGCCGACTACGACCTGTATGTGTACAACAGTTCGGGCACGCAGCTGGGGACCAGCCAGAACGGGGCGGGCGCGGTCGATAGCGTCAGCTCGGCCAACACCGGCAGCAGCACGGCGACCCGCTATGTGCGCGTGACCTACTACAGCGGCGGCACCGGCGCTACCAATGGCAAGTACGCGCTGAAGCTCAGCTGGTAA
- a CDS encoding AraC family transcriptional regulator, with protein sequence MLRPPPFMRDRPEPASDPLSDVLALLEVRSGAALRMTAGGPWALRFPAYPYLKFIALLRGDLYVQVEGDAQPYRLEAGDCLLMRSGRPYIAATDPALPAQDGVAHFAALRGDTMMWGDPDGADRMDMIAGRFEFDALQRDLLEQVVPPELHIRADAQAAPALRALLALYGKEANAPDAGARLVTDGLARIALVQALREPGSAQHGWLAALADQKIGAALRLLHGAPERRWSVEALAQEVAMSRSALALRFRQLVGMAPLQYLQAWRMRLARQALRAEDTPVATIAWRLGYASESAFSAAFKRSSGCAPGMYRQKKRATDAARARHPDEAITS encoded by the coding sequence ATGCTGCGTCCTCCACCGTTCATGCGCGACCGTCCAGAACCCGCTTCCGATCCCCTTTCCGACGTGCTGGCCCTGCTCGAGGTCCGCAGCGGCGCGGCATTGCGCATGACGGCCGGCGGCCCGTGGGCGCTGCGCTTTCCGGCCTATCCCTACCTGAAATTCATCGCCCTGCTGCGCGGCGACTTGTACGTGCAGGTCGAGGGCGACGCGCAGCCCTACCGGCTCGAGGCCGGCGACTGTCTGCTGATGCGCAGCGGCCGGCCATATATCGCCGCCACCGATCCGGCACTGCCGGCGCAGGATGGCGTGGCCCATTTCGCGGCGCTGCGCGGCGATACCATGATGTGGGGCGATCCGGATGGAGCGGATCGCATGGACATGATCGCCGGCCGCTTCGAATTCGACGCTTTGCAACGCGACCTGCTGGAGCAGGTGGTGCCGCCCGAGCTGCACATCCGCGCCGATGCGCAGGCCGCGCCGGCGTTGCGCGCGCTGCTGGCGTTGTATGGCAAGGAAGCGAATGCGCCGGATGCGGGAGCGCGCCTGGTCACCGACGGGCTGGCGCGCATCGCGCTGGTGCAGGCCCTGCGTGAGCCAGGCAGCGCCCAACACGGCTGGCTCGCCGCCCTGGCCGACCAGAAGATCGGCGCCGCATTGCGCCTGCTGCACGGCGCGCCCGAACGGCGCTGGAGCGTCGAGGCACTGGCGCAGGAAGTCGCGATGTCGCGCTCGGCGCTGGCGCTGCGTTTCCGCCAGCTGGTCGGCATGGCGCCGCTGCAGTACCTGCAGGCCTGGCGCATGCGGCTGGCGCGCCAGGCGCTGCGCGCGGAAGACACGCCGGTGGCGACGATCGCCTGGCGTCTCGGCTACGCGTCCGAGAGCGCGTTCAGCGCCGCGTTCAAGCGCAGCAGCGGTTGCGCGCCGGGGATGTACCGGCAAAAAAAACGCGCGACCGACGCCGCGCGTGCCCGTCATCCGGACGAGGCGATTACCAGCTGA
- a CDS encoding aldo/keto reductase codes for MQYRRLGNSGIIVSRLCLGAMTFGGAATPPYDKVGGLDLAATERLVGSALDAGINFIDTADVYADGESESLLGQALAGRREQVVLATKFHAPMGKGPNDAGQSRLHLTRALEASLRRLRTDHIDLYQIHNVDELTPMEETLRALDDAVRAGKIRYIGCSNLSSWQTAKALGLSQLHGWSSYVSVQACYSLAVRDVEREILPQVQDANLGLMAWSPLAGGLLSGKFDRAGSSDRDARRIHIDFPPIAPEHGYTVIDAVRRVAARVDATPAQVALAWLLGRPGVTTAIVGARRPAQLQDNLGALELALSGQDLQELDAASSLPAFYPGWVQALTNVHRNGYLAR; via the coding sequence ATGCAATACCGACGACTCGGCAACTCCGGCATCATCGTCTCGCGCCTGTGCCTGGGCGCCATGACCTTCGGCGGCGCCGCCACGCCGCCCTACGACAAGGTCGGCGGCCTCGACCTGGCCGCCACCGAGCGCCTGGTGGGTTCGGCGCTGGACGCCGGCATCAACTTCATCGACACCGCCGACGTGTATGCCGACGGCGAATCCGAAAGCCTGCTAGGGCAGGCGCTGGCAGGGCGGCGCGAGCAGGTGGTGCTGGCCACCAAATTCCACGCGCCGATGGGCAAGGGTCCGAACGACGCCGGCCAATCGCGCCTGCACTTGACGCGCGCGCTCGAGGCCAGCCTGCGGCGCCTGCGCACCGACCACATCGACCTGTACCAGATCCATAACGTCGACGAACTCACGCCGATGGAAGAAACCCTGCGCGCGCTCGACGACGCGGTGCGGGCCGGGAAGATCCGCTACATCGGCTGCTCGAATTTATCGAGCTGGCAGACCGCCAAGGCGCTCGGCCTGTCGCAGTTGCACGGCTGGTCGTCGTATGTGTCGGTGCAGGCCTGCTATTCGCTGGCGGTGCGCGACGTCGAGCGCGAGATCCTGCCGCAGGTGCAGGACGCGAACCTCGGCCTGATGGCCTGGAGCCCGCTGGCCGGCGGCCTGTTGTCCGGCAAATTCGACCGCGCCGGCAGCAGCGATCGGGATGCACGCCGCATCCATATCGACTTTCCGCCGATCGCGCCGGAGCACGGCTACACCGTGATCGATGCCGTCAGGCGCGTGGCGGCCCGGGTCGACGCCACGCCGGCCCAGGTGGCGCTGGCCTGGCTGCTGGGGCGGCCCGGCGTGACCACCGCCATCGTCGGCGCGCGTCGGCCGGCGCAGTTGCAGGACAACCTGGGGGCGCTCGAGCTGGCGCTGTCAGGCCAGGACCTGCAGGAACTCGACGCCGCCAGCAGCCTGCCGGCCTTCTATCCGGGCTGGGTGCAGGCGCTGACCAACGTCCACCGCAACGGCTACCTGGCGCGCTAG
- the dinB gene encoding DNA polymerase IV: protein MNAPVRKIIHCDCDCFYASVEMRDDPSLRGRPLAVGGRPDQRGVVATCNYEARRYGIHSAMATATAIKLCPDLLVIPPAMEKYRIASRQIMDIYQDYTELVEPLSLDEAYLDVTDSPHCKGSATLIAQEIRRRIFEIVGITASAGVAPNKFVAKIASDWNKPDGLFLVRPDEVDAFVAALPVKKLHGVGKVTAEKMNRLGLQTCADLRTWSMDRLQEHFGSFGARLHDLSRGIDHREVNVSRERKSISTEETYTPDVPDLAACLALLPDLHEHLLGRIKRANAEKFINKLFVKIKFSDFQQTTVECVGYAPHIPTYARLMETGWARASRPVRLLGVGVRLGDTEIVEQLRLFDDVLDESTRS from the coding sequence GTGAATGCCCCGGTCCGAAAAATCATCCACTGCGATTGCGATTGCTTTTATGCGTCGGTCGAGATGCGCGACGACCCGTCGTTGCGCGGCCGTCCGCTGGCGGTCGGCGGCCGTCCCGACCAACGCGGCGTGGTCGCGACCTGCAACTACGAGGCGCGCCGCTACGGCATCCATTCGGCGATGGCCACCGCCACCGCCATCAAGCTGTGTCCCGACCTGCTGGTGATTCCGCCGGCGATGGAGAAGTACCGCATCGCCTCGCGCCAGATCATGGACATCTACCAGGACTATACCGAGCTGGTAGAACCGCTCTCGCTCGACGAAGCCTATCTCGATGTCACCGATTCGCCGCACTGCAAGGGCAGCGCGACCCTGATTGCGCAAGAGATCCGGCGCCGCATCTTCGAGATCGTCGGCATCACCGCCTCGGCCGGCGTGGCGCCGAACAAGTTCGTGGCCAAGATCGCCAGCGACTGGAACAAGCCCGACGGGCTGTTCCTGGTGCGGCCCGATGAAGTCGACGCCTTCGTCGCGGCGCTGCCGGTCAAGAAGCTGCATGGCGTGGGCAAGGTGACGGCCGAAAAGATGAACCGGCTCGGCCTGCAGACCTGCGCCGACCTGCGCACGTGGAGCATGGACAGGCTGCAGGAACACTTCGGCAGCTTCGGGGCGCGGCTGCATGATCTCAGCCGCGGCATCGATCACCGCGAAGTGAACGTGTCGCGCGAGCGCAAGTCGATCAGCACCGAAGAAACCTATACGCCCGACGTACCCGACCTGGCCGCCTGCCTGGCCCTGCTGCCCGATCTGCACGAACACCTGCTGGGCCGCATCAAGCGGGCGAATGCCGAAAAATTCATCAACAAGCTGTTCGTAAAAATTAAATTTTCGGACTTCCAGCAGACGACGGTCGAGTGCGTGGGTTACGCGCCACATATTCCGACCTATGCGCGACTGATGGAAACCGGCTGGGCCCGCGCCAGCCGCCCCGTGCGTCTGCTGGGCGTGGGCGTGCGCCTGGGCGACACCGAAATAGTCGAGCAATTGCGGCTGTTCGACGATGTTCTGGACGAATCGACAAGGTCCTGA
- a CDS encoding recombination-associated protein RdgC, translated as MWFKNLQIYRLPAPWAYTPEQLEKALEPQSFVPATSNELLRQGWDKPRPNGGLVHVVNKQMLIMLGTEKKLLPASVINQVAKAKAAELEEQQGFPPGKKAMKELKERVADELLPRAFTLRSNVWTWIDPVNGWLVVDAASPAKADDIVKMLLKAVDKMPLESLRVQKSPVAVMTGWLEADEAPYGFTIDQDTELRATGESRAAVRYVKHTLEPDDIRRHIAAGKQCTRLAMTWNDRVSFVLTESLAIKGIKPLDVIKEGESPTYNDDERFDNDIMLMTGELAKLLADVVDALGGEAKA; from the coding sequence ATGTGGTTCAAGAATCTACAGATTTACCGTCTGCCGGCCCCATGGGCCTACACCCCTGAACAACTGGAAAAAGCCCTCGAGCCGCAGAGCTTCGTGCCTGCCACCAGCAATGAATTGCTGCGCCAGGGCTGGGACAAACCGCGCCCGAACGGCGGCCTGGTGCACGTGGTGAACAAGCAGATGCTGATCATGCTGGGCACCGAAAAGAAACTGCTGCCGGCATCGGTCATCAACCAGGTGGCCAAGGCCAAGGCGGCCGAGCTGGAAGAGCAGCAGGGTTTCCCGCCTGGTAAGAAGGCGATGAAGGAACTGAAAGAGCGCGTGGCCGACGAACTGCTGCCGCGCGCGTTTACCCTGCGCAGCAATGTCTGGACCTGGATCGACCCGGTCAATGGCTGGCTGGTGGTCGATGCCGCGAGCCCGGCCAAGGCCGACGACATCGTGAAAATGCTGCTCAAGGCCGTCGACAAGATGCCGCTCGAATCGCTGCGCGTGCAGAAATCGCCGGTGGCCGTGATGACCGGCTGGCTGGAAGCCGATGAAGCGCCATACGGCTTCACGATCGACCAGGACACCGAGCTGCGCGCGACCGGCGAAAGCCGCGCCGCCGTGCGCTATGTGAAGCACACGCTGGAACCGGACGATATTCGTCGCCACATCGCCGCCGGCAAGCAGTGCACCCGCTTGGCCATGACCTGGAACGACCGCGTCAGCTTCGTGCTGACCGAATCGCTGGCGATCAAGGGCATCAAGCCGCTGGACGTGATCAAGGAAGGCGAGAGCCCGACGTATAACGATGATGAGCGGTTCGATAACGACATCATGTTGATGACGGGTGAGCTGGCCAAGTTGCTGGCCGATGTGGTTGACGCACTGGGCGGCGAAGCCAAGGCGTAA
- a CDS encoding catalase, translating to MSEQRPTLTTRQGHPVRDNQSLRSVGERGPATLENYQFIEKITHFDRERIPERVVHARGTGAHGYFEAYGKIGDEPACKYTCARVLNETGVQTPVFVRFSTVIGAKESPETARDPRGFAVKLKTVDGNWDLVGNNLKVFFIRDAIKFPDMIHAFKPDPVTNQQEPWRFYDFICSHPEALHMVTWVKSPWGIPANYRQMEGSGVNTYKLVNDKGIAHLVKFHWQPRQGVRNLTAQQAAEIQGRDTSHATRDLYDAIERGDYPEWEFCVQIMADGPHPELDFDPLDDTKRWPEDQFPLLPVGRMVLNKNPDNVFAETEQSAFGTGVLVDGVDFSDDKMLQGRTLSYSDTQRYRVGPNYLQLPINAPQEKAKAQTNQRDGQMTFYVDGDGENKHINYEPSLVGGYQEADTPGYEYRPWVEGHLGRYQTTTTRDDYKQAGARYRTFEDWERDDLVNNVGGDLKQCPEPIQLRMVWHLWHCDEDYGRRVAEIAGIDLEKAKALPPLPNRPAPHEDRQGATYTSGELENGGDAGRKTEPATSEEVAAAK from the coding sequence ATGAGCGAACAGCGTCCCACGCTAACCACCCGGCAAGGCCATCCAGTCCGCGATAACCAGTCCCTGCGCTCGGTCGGCGAACGTGGTCCGGCCACGCTCGAGAACTACCAGTTCATCGAGAAGATCACCCACTTCGACCGCGAACGCATCCCCGAGCGCGTCGTGCATGCGCGCGGCACCGGCGCCCACGGCTACTTCGAAGCCTACGGCAAGATCGGCGACGAACCGGCCTGCAAATATACCTGTGCGCGCGTGCTCAACGAGACCGGTGTGCAGACCCCGGTATTCGTTCGCTTCTCGACCGTGATCGGCGCCAAGGAATCGCCTGAAACCGCACGCGATCCGCGCGGCTTCGCGGTCAAGCTGAAGACCGTCGATGGCAACTGGGATTTGGTGGGCAATAACCTCAAGGTGTTCTTCATCCGCGATGCGATCAAGTTCCCGGACATGATCCACGCCTTCAAACCCGATCCCGTCACCAACCAGCAAGAGCCATGGCGCTTCTACGACTTCATCTGTAGCCATCCCGAAGCGCTGCACATGGTCACCTGGGTCAAGAGCCCATGGGGCATTCCTGCCAACTATCGCCAGATGGAAGGCTCGGGCGTCAACACCTATAAACTGGTCAACGACAAGGGCATTGCCCACCTGGTCAAATTCCACTGGCAGCCCAGGCAGGGGGTACGCAACCTGACGGCGCAACAGGCCGCCGAGATCCAGGGCCGCGACACCAGCCACGCCACGCGCGACCTGTACGATGCGATCGAACGCGGCGATTATCCCGAGTGGGAATTCTGCGTGCAGATCATGGCCGACGGCCCGCATCCCGAGCTCGATTTCGACCCGCTCGACGATACCAAGCGCTGGCCCGAAGACCAGTTCCCGCTGCTGCCGGTGGGCCGCATGGTGCTGAACAAGAACCCGGACAATGTGTTCGCCGAAACCGAGCAGTCGGCCTTCGGTACCGGCGTGCTGGTCGACGGCGTCGACTTCTCGGACGACAAGATGCTGCAGGGGCGGACGCTATCGTATTCGGACACCCAGCGCTACCGCGTGGGGCCGAACTACCTGCAATTGCCAATCAACGCACCACAAGAAAAAGCCAAGGCCCAAACCAACCAGCGCGACGGCCAGATGACGTTCTATGTGGATGGCGATGGCGAGAACAAGCACATCAACTACGAGCCGAGCCTGGTCGGTGGCTACCAGGAGGCCGATACGCCGGGTTACGAATACCGGCCGTGGGTCGAAGGCCACCTGGGCCGCTACCAGACCACGACTACGCGCGACGATTACAAGCAGGCTGGCGCGCGTTATCGGACCTTCGAGGATTGGGAGCGCGACGACCTGGTCAACAACGTCGGGGGCGACCTGAAACAGTGCCCGGAACCGATCCAGCTACGCATGGTGTGGCATCTGTGGCATTGCGACGAGGATTACGGCCGCCGCGTGGCGGAGATCGCCGGGATTGACCTGGAGAAGGCGAAGGCGCTGCCGCCGTTGCCGAACCGGCCGGCGCCGCATGAGGATCGGCAGGGGGCGACGTATACCAGCGGAGAGCTGGAGAATGGTGGGGATGCGGGTCGGAAGACGGAACCGGCCACCAGCGAAGAAGTCGCAGCCGCAAAATAA
- a CDS encoding asparaginase domain-containing protein, which produces MTLRLIATGGTFDKHYNELNGVLGFAESHLPEVIKRSRMTVPVALDVLPLLDSLDMQDADRERVLATCKAASEKAIVIVHGTDTMRETAAVLGAAKLDQTIVLTGAMIPYSITNSDALFNLGFACGVAQALPAGVYVAMNGQVFPWDNVTKNRSEGVFQQL; this is translated from the coding sequence ATGACTTTGCGACTCATCGCCACCGGTGGCACTTTCGACAAGCATTACAATGAATTGAACGGCGTGCTTGGCTTTGCTGAAAGCCATTTGCCAGAGGTGATCAAGCGCAGCCGCATGACGGTGCCGGTCGCGCTCGACGTGCTGCCGCTGCTCGATTCGCTCGACATGCAGGACGCCGACCGCGAGCGCGTGCTGGCCACCTGCAAGGCCGCCAGCGAGAAGGCGATCGTGATCGTCCACGGCACCGACACCATGCGCGAGACGGCCGCCGTCCTCGGCGCCGCCAAGCTCGACCAGACCATCGTGCTGACCGGCGCCATGATCCCGTATTCCATTACCAACTCGGACGCGCTGTTCAACCTGGGCTTTGCCTGCGGCGTGGCGCAGGCCTTGCCGGCCGGCGTCTACGTCGCCATGAATGGCCAGGTTTTCCCATGGGATAACGTGACCAAGAACCGCAGCGAAGGCGTGTTCCAGCAGCTGTAA
- a CDS encoding L-asparaginase: MKAVAPGTVIFHRHRGYGVITHVNLLTGWISARFNDEARALDLNLSSDEVQHADGEPILFRRAPPDRMPHARLMAVVRALHEAGYQKLYLYSWPKPSGLHWRWHLFTGPRNWMQRTWREGWYGSGADYNNNPVMGWGDVPGATTDELIHALAKFDPQGLAQALGRDEDHTAWFAQACELLLPGYMYSLNMERPAGGGLVEAPPVPIVPVRAGLKPYTGRDIGWPPGWAGLWTGTHVMPAPKVNLTGEPELR, encoded by the coding sequence ATGAAAGCAGTCGCACCCGGCACCGTCATCTTCCACCGTCATCGCGGCTATGGCGTGATCACCCACGTCAACCTGCTCACCGGCTGGATCTCGGCGCGTTTCAACGACGAGGCGCGCGCGCTCGACCTGAACCTGTCGAGCGACGAAGTGCAGCATGCCGACGGCGAACCGATCCTGTTCCGGCGCGCGCCGCCAGACCGCATGCCGCATGCGCGCCTGATGGCCGTGGTCCGTGCATTGCACGAGGCCGGCTACCAGAAGCTGTACCTGTATTCGTGGCCCAAGCCGTCCGGCCTGCACTGGCGCTGGCATCTGTTCACCGGGCCGCGCAACTGGATGCAGCGCACCTGGCGCGAAGGCTGGTATGGCTCGGGCGCCGACTACAACAACAATCCCGTGATGGGCTGGGGCGACGTGCCCGGCGCTACTACCGATGAACTGATCCACGCGCTGGCGAAATTCGATCCGCAGGGATTGGCGCAGGCGCTGGGCCGCGACGAAGACCATACCGCCTGGTTCGCGCAAGCCTGCGAGCTGCTGCTGCCGGGCTATATGTACAGCCTCAATATGGAACGTCCCGCGGGCGGCGGCCTGGTCGAAGCGCCGCCGGTGCCGATCGTGCCGGTGCGCGCCGGCCTCAAGCCTTATACGGGCCGCGACATCGGCTGGCCGCCGGGCTGGGCCGGGCTCTGGACCGGCACCCATGTGATGCCGGCGCCAAAGGTCAATCTCACGGGCGAGCCCGAGCTGCGCTGA
- a CDS encoding D-2-hydroxyacid dehydrogenase family protein, giving the protein MKIAILDDYQDAVRSLDCFRLLDGHEVKVFQNSTRGLGQLAIRLAPFDALVLIRERTAFPASLLGKLPNLKLISQTGKVSGHIDVAAATGHGIAIAEGVGSPIAPAELTWALIMAASRKIVPYANNLKDGLWQTASVNPVLNGVGRVLHGRTLALWSYGKIGKLVAGYARAFGMRVLVWGSEASRAAAIADGFEAASSRDALFEQADVLSLHLRLAESTRGIVTASDLARMKPDALFVNTSRAELVAEGALEQALKQGRPGTAALDVFTSEPLAQDAPLLRIPTVLATPHLGYVEKDSYKIYFQAAFANIVKFAQGEPSNILNPEALGKR; this is encoded by the coding sequence ATGAAAATCGCGATTCTTGACGATTATCAGGACGCCGTGCGCAGTCTTGACTGCTTCCGACTGCTCGACGGCCATGAGGTCAAGGTCTTCCAGAATTCCACCCGTGGACTCGGCCAGTTGGCGATTCGCCTGGCGCCATTCGACGCCCTGGTGCTGATCCGCGAACGCACCGCCTTTCCCGCCAGTTTATTGGGCAAGCTGCCGAACCTGAAGCTGATTTCGCAGACGGGCAAGGTCAGCGGCCATATCGACGTGGCCGCCGCGACCGGACACGGCATCGCCATTGCCGAGGGCGTCGGCTCGCCGATTGCGCCGGCCGAGCTGACCTGGGCCCTGATCATGGCGGCCAGCCGCAAGATCGTGCCCTATGCAAATAATCTGAAAGATGGCTTGTGGCAGACGGCGTCGGTCAATCCCGTGCTGAACGGTGTCGGACGGGTCTTGCACGGTCGTACCCTTGCCCTCTGGAGCTACGGCAAGATCGGCAAGCTGGTGGCCGGCTATGCGCGCGCCTTCGGGATGCGTGTACTGGTCTGGGGCAGCGAGGCCAGCCGCGCGGCAGCGATTGCCGACGGCTTCGAGGCGGCGTCCTCGCGCGACGCGCTGTTCGAACAGGCCGACGTGTTGAGCCTGCACCTGCGGCTGGCCGAATCGACGCGCGGCATCGTCACCGCCAGCGACCTGGCGCGCATGAAGCCGGACGCGCTCTTCGTCAACACCAGCCGCGCCGAACTGGTGGCGGAGGGCGCGCTCGAGCAAGCCTTGAAACAAGGTCGCCCCGGCACCGCGGCGCTGGACGTGTTCACCAGCGAACCCCTGGCCCAGGATGCGCCCCTGCTGCGCATCCCGACCGTGCTGGCGACCCCGCACCTGGGCTATGTCGAAAAAGACAGCTACAAAATTTATTTCCAGGCGGCGTTCGCGAACATCGTGAAGTTCGCGCAAGGCGAACCGAGCAATATCCTCAATCCGGAAGCGCTGGGCAAGCGCTGA